The proteins below are encoded in one region of Mangifera indica cultivar Alphonso chromosome 7, CATAS_Mindica_2.1, whole genome shotgun sequence:
- the LOC123221384 gene encoding cyclin-dependent kinase inhibitor 5-like gives MGRYMRKAKTAGEVAIMDLTLGVRTRARTLALQKSSIPPSRSPSTASSAAAGGSYLQLRSRRLEKPPIVVNDSAKRAKQGPAKEKENCASESQNQNPNSSNSRARVRVSQADPGSNGSGQKNESNSNGNENVGVGVEEETNQDLGVEASFGENALEIEGRERGTRESTPCSMIRQPDSIRTPGSTTRPSTTRPTSSIEGRGTRNSTQRQIPTAHEMNQFFLGAEEEQQRQFVEKYNFDPVNDKPLPGRFEWEKVDP, from the exons ATGGGTAGGTATATGAGGAAGGCCAAAACGGCTGGTGAGGTTGCCATCATGGACCTCACCCTAGGCGTCCGTACACGCGCCCGAACCCTAGCTCTTCAAAAGTCTTCCATTCCCCCTTCTCGTTCTCCCTCCACTGCTTCCTCTGCCGCCGCTGGTGGTTCTTACCTTCAGCTCAGGAGCCGCCGCCTGGAGAAGCCGCCAATTGTCGTTAATGATTCTGCTAAGCGAGCGAAGCAGGGACCGGCTAAGGAAAAGGAAAACTGTGCTTCGGAGAGTCAAAATCAGAACCCCAATTCTAGTAATTCGAGGGCTAGGGTGAGGGTGAGTCAGGCGGATCCTGGGTCAAATGGCTCTGGTCAAAAGAATGAGAGTAATAGTAATGGAAATGAAAACGTGGGGGTTGGGGTTGAAGAAGAGACCAACCAGGATTTGGGTGTTGAAGCTTCTTTTGGGGAAAATGCTTTGGAAATTGAAGGAAGAGAGAG GGGCACTAGGGAATCCACTCCATGCAGTATGATAAGGCAACCAGATTCCATAAGAACCCCTGGTTCTACTACTAGGCCTTCTACCACTCGGCCTACTAGCTCAATAGAGGGGAGGGGAACACGTAATTCAACTCAGAGGCAAATCCCAACAGCGCATGAAATGAATCAGTTCTTTTTGGGTGCAGAAGAAGAGCAACAAAGACAATTTGTAGAGAA GTACAACTTTGATCCTGTGAATGACAAGCCGCTCCCAGGACGCTTTGAATGGGAGAAGGTCGACCCTTAG